Below is a genomic region from Gemmatimonadota bacterium.
GGCCAGGGAAAACGGATCATTCGCGGTTTTTGTTGACACGCTGATGTACAATTGTACAATACATAAAAGGAGGTTTCCGCATGAATATGGTCATCGATACTTCGGCGATTATCGCATCCGTCATGCGGGGTCCCGAACGGGATGCCCTTGCCGAAGCGGCATCGGGCCATGTCCTCATCGCGCCGGGATTCGTCCGGTGGGAAGTCTGCCAGGCCCTGTCCGTCATGATTCGGCAGAAAGGTATAGACATCGTGGAAGCGCGAAGAGGGATGGAGATCCTGGATAACATACCCTTGCGTTACGTGGATGTGGACATGGCCCAGGTTCTTACGATCGCGTCTCGACTGAAAGGGGTAGCGGCTGACGCGTTCTTACTGGAGACCGCCATCAGGTACAACGCGCCGCTGCTGACCCTGGACCGGTCGTTGGGCCGCGCCGCGGAGTCACTCGGCATTTACGTGGTGCGTTTGGAAGATGAGGGGGGCTGACTGCACCATGGATGTATATACATATTCCGAAGCGAGGCAAAATCTGTCGAGTTTGCTCGACGAAGCGGAATCGACGGGCAAGGTCATCATCCGCAGGAAGGATGGCAGGAGATATGCCGTCGTCCCCGAGTTGTCTCCCGTATCGCCGCTGGATATACCGACGGTCGAAACGAGCATCACGGTGAAGGAAGTCGTCAAGCTCGTCAGGCGCCAGCGCGTCAGGGGTAAAAAGCGGGGCTCCGATTAAGAAAACCACGCCGATGTGGAGACCGGCCCTGGCCAGCACGCGACCCGGTGATCTGGTTTCCGATTGCGTTTGCGCCGGGATGTGCGTAGATTCTACGTATAGATCGTCGTAGATTCCCCGGAGCCTCCGTTCATGACCAGGCTGATCAGACTGACAAGGCGATTCACCGTCCTCATGCTTGCCCTCGCGATGTCGTCGCCGTCCCTGGCGGTCACTGCCGCGGTCGGCACGTGCATCACGGCAATGGCCCCGACTCCCGGCGCGACTCCGACCGGCGGCGCCCACGCCTGTTGTGTGACGGCACCGGCACCGGACTCCTGCGCGACGGCCCATACGCCGGAAACATGTGCCGCGGGGATGCTGGCCATGTCCTGCTGCAGCGTCGAGCCGGCCCCATACCGGCAAGCCGGGACGGACGCGCTGCCCGCATCCGTTCCCTTTCAACCCGATCAGTTGGACCTGACCACACCGTTGCGGGGATTCCAGGTGGTTGAACCGGTGGTTCTTGCCACGCAATGGTCTTCCGAAATGGAAACCAGCCGGTCTCCACCCCCATTGCGCGCACTCTTCTGCACCTACCTCATTTAATACCCCTTACTCCATAGCGCAACAACAGGCCGTGCGCGTAACCCTCGACGCGTAATCCGCGACGGGTTACCGGTATCGTGTACCCGGACTTTCAGATACGTTTCTGTCCGGCTTCCGGTACGTCCCCGTCACATTTCGGCGCGTCCGGTCCGGAGTGCGGCGCGGTATCCCTTCGGGGACCGCCCTATCCGCTACCGGGGACCGCCCAATCCGCTCGCCCGGCCGTAATCACTGGCAACCATACATTTATATTCAACCGAGGAAGAAGCCCATGTCCGTATTCCCACGATACGCGGGCGTTCTGATCGTGATTCTCGCAGTGTCTTTCGCCCTGGCGTCCGCCGTTCAGCCGGCCCGGGCGCAGACGCCGCGGCTAGAGGCGCTGGTCGCCGAGGCCCTGGACCGCAGTCCGGCCCTGCAGGCGGCCCATCAGCGCAGGACCGCGGCGGAGCACCGCCGGCCGCAGGTAGCATCCTACCCGGACCCGGCATTATCGTACACGCGGTGGCTGTCTTCGCCGGAAACGCGCGTCGGGCCACAGCGGAACGTGCTGGCCTTCGGTCAGACGATCCCCTATCCGGGCAAGCTGAGCCTGCGCGGCGACATGTCCGGAGAAGAAACGGCGGTCGAAACGGCCGGCATCCAGTCCATCGCCCGCGATATCGCCTACGAAGTGAAGTCCGTCTACTACGATCTGTACCGGGTCGACCGGTCCCTGCGCATCCTCGAGGACTACCTGGTACTGCTGGAGACCTTCACCGCCGCCGCGGAGGAGAAGTACGCAACCGGGAGCGGTTCGCAGGCCGACGTGCTCAAGTCTCACGTGGAAGCGTCGGAGATCCTGCAGAAGCGCATTACGCTGGAAGGCGAGCGCAGCGCCCTCGTTGCCCGGCTCAACGGCGTGCTCAGCCGTCCGTCCGATTCGCCGGTCGATCCGGTGGCTGTCATTGACACCACGAGATACGCGCAGCCGGAATCCGTGGTGGTCGAACGGGCGCTGGCCGTCCGTCAGGAGCTGGATGCGGTCGACGCCCGGATCCGGCGAAACGAACTGGGCGTACGCCTCGCCCGACTCGCCAACCGGCCGGATTTCATGGTGCAGGGTTCCTATATCACCGTACCGAAAATCGGGGACCATCCGGCTTCGGACGCGGGGAAAGACGCATTCGGTGTCATGCTGAGCGTGAATCTGCCCGTGTTTCGGAGTCGCACACGGGCCGAAGTGCAGGAGGCCATGGCACGGGTGGAAGAAAGCCGGCATGCCAGGCAGCGCATCCTGGATGCCGTCGCGGCGGAGGTCGCGGGGGCCTACGGACGGCTCAGCCATTCGGGGCGGGCCCTTGACGTCTACGAGCAGGGCCTGATCGTCCAGGCGGAAAGCAGCGTGCTGGCGACGCTGGCCGCCTACCAGACGGGGCAGATGGACTTTCTCGACCTGCTCGACGCGGAGCGCATGGTGCTGCGTACCCGGCTGGGGTACGTGGCGGAGACGGCAAACTATCGAAAGTACCTCAGCCAGCTGGAACGGGCCGCCGGAGGATCGCTCCCGTAGCCACAGGAGGACTATAATGGGATACGTCAAACAAACAAGCCGCGGGCCGTTTCGGTTACTGATCTTGCTGTGGCTGGCCGCCGCGCTGGCCGTCGCGCCGGCCGCGATGCTCGCCGGTTGCGGCGACCCCGAGTCGACGGCCACTTCCGAGGGCGGTGAAACGGCGCAGGTCCAGCTCTGGACGTGCGGCATGCACCCGAACGTGATCGCGGAGGAGCCGGGGCAGTGTCCAATCTGCGGAATGAACC
It encodes:
- a CDS encoding type II toxin-antitoxin system VapC family toxin; amino-acid sequence: MNMVIDTSAIIASVMRGPERDALAEAASGHVLIAPGFVRWEVCQALSVMIRQKGIDIVEARRGMEILDNIPLRYVDVDMAQVLTIASRLKGVAADAFLLETAIRYNAPLLTLDRSLGRAAESLGIYVVRLEDEGG
- a CDS encoding TolC family protein yields the protein MSVFPRYAGVLIVILAVSFALASAVQPARAQTPRLEALVAEALDRSPALQAAHQRRTAAEHRRPQVASYPDPALSYTRWLSSPETRVGPQRNVLAFGQTIPYPGKLSLRGDMSGEETAVETAGIQSIARDIAYEVKSVYYDLYRVDRSLRILEDYLVLLETFTAAAEEKYATGSGSQADVLKSHVEASEILQKRITLEGERSALVARLNGVLSRPSDSPVDPVAVIDTTRYAQPESVVVERALAVRQELDAVDARIRRNELGVRLARLANRPDFMVQGSYITVPKIGDHPASDAGKDAFGVMLSVNLPVFRSRTRAEVQEAMARVEESRHARQRILDAVAAEVAGAYGRLSHSGRALDVYEQGLIVQAESSVLATLAAYQTGQMDFLDLLDAERMVLRTRLGYVAETANYRKYLSQLERAAGGSLP
- a CDS encoding type II toxin-antitoxin system Phd/YefM family antitoxin, with the protein product MDVYTYSEARQNLSSLLDEAESTGKVIIRRKDGRRYAVVPELSPVSPLDIPTVETSITVKEVVKLVRRQRVRGKKRGSD